The genomic segment GACGGCGCGATGTTCTTCGGCGCGGCCGAGCGCCTCTCCACCGCGATCACCAACTATCCCGACGTCTCGGTCGTCATCATCCGCATGTCACAGCTGGGCATGTTGGACGCCACGGGGGCCCACACCCTTGCCGAGATTGCCGGAGACCTCGAGGCGCGCGGGGTCACCGTGATCATCAAGGGGGTGCGACCCGAGCACATGGCTTTGCTTGCCAACATCGGCATTGTCGACGCCCTTCGCCACGAGAATCACCTGATCGACTCGCTCGACGAGGCAGTCGCCCATGCACGCTCACACGTTGCCAGAATGGTTTATCCCTGACCGCGCGCGGGTATAGACCCGCATGCCGTCCCTGCAGTGGGTGATCACCTACCTGTGCGTCGCCGCGCTCGTCGCGGGTGGCGCCATGGCGTTCGCGGCCTGGTCACGCAAGAGCGAGCCCACCAATCCGAGTGTCACCGCCGTGCCGGCGCTGCTGGCCGGCGTGCTGTGGCCGCTGCTCGTGGTCGGGCTCGCCCAATGGCTGCTCGTGCATGCGCTCGCCAAGGCGTTGCGCCGCGAATCCGTCCGCACTCGCGAGCTGGTCCCGCTGAAAGCCGCCGCCTGACAGGTGCCGGTCAGGGAACCGGACTAGGCTCGACCCAGTGCTATTCGCCTTCAAAACCTCACCGCAGAACACCACGTGGGCCGACATGCTCGCGGTTTGGCAGGCCGCCGATGACATCGACGTCTACCACTCCGGTTGGACCTTCGATCACTTCTATCCGATCTTCTCGGACTCGACCGGCCCCTGCCTCGAAGGCTGGGCCACGCTGACCGCACTGGCCCAGGCGACCAAACGTCTTCGGCTGGGCAACTTGGTCACCGGCATCCACTACCGGCACCCCGCCGTGCTGGCCAACATGGCGGCAGCGGTCGACATCATTTCCGACGGCCGCCTCGAGTTGGGCATCGGCGCGGGCTGGAACGAGGAAGAGTCGGGCGCCTACGGCATCGAGCTCGGCAGCGTGAAGGAGCGGCTCGACCGCTTCGAAGAGGCCTGCCAGGTGCTCATCGGTCTGCTCAGCCAGGAGACTACGACCTTCGACGGGACGTACTACCAGCTCAAGGATGCCCGCAACGAGCCGAAGGGTCCGCAGCGACCACACCCGCCGATCTGCATCGGCGGCAGCGGTGAGAAGCGCACTCTGCGCATCGTCGCCAAGTACGCCCAGCACTGGAACTTCGCCGGCGGTACACCGGAAGAGTTCGCCCACAAGCGGAGTGTGCTCGCGTCGCACTGCGCCGACATAGGCCGCGACCCGGCCGAGATCATGCACTCCGCACATGTCCGGCTCAGCGAGGACCACGACTACGCGAAGGCGATCGACGAAGCAGCCGCATTGGCCGCCGAGGGGCTCGATCTGGCGATCTTCTATCTGCCGCCGCCGCACACTCCAGCTGTGTTGGAACCGCTTGCCGAAGCCATCCGGGATTCCGGGCTCTAGATAACAGCTTGATAACGACGGGCAAAGCCCCGCCGACGTCGGATTCCGTTGCTAGAAACCGAAGCGAACGAGTTCGTCGGCTGTTACCAGGCGCTCGTGCTTGGCCGGCCACTCGCGGCTCTTCACCGGGTGGCGGAAGAAGGACCAGGCTATACGCCCGACCCGCGATCGAGATATCGGGTTGAGGTACACAAGGATCACTCCTGTGGTCGGATATCGGTTCAACCGGAGCCCCACGTTACCGCAACGCCCGCTCCAGCAATTAGAGCCAACGTCAACCGCAAACGTCAATAGGCGCGCCGTCGATTAATCCGATGATTCTGCTGTTACTGAAGTGACCAGTGTTCCGTACGGGTGATCAGCGCTGTGGGGCGGCCGTCGGCTTGATCGGCGCCGGCAACGCGGAATGCCCCATCAGGTAGCGATCCACGCCCTTGGCGGCGGCGCGGCCCTCGGCGATCGCCCAGACGATCAGCGACTGCCCACGACCCATGTCGCCTGCGACGAAGACGCCCGGCACCGAGGTGGCGAACTCGTTGTCACGGGCGACGTTGCCGCGGTCGGTGAGATCCACGCCCAAGTCGGTGAGCAGACCCGGCTTCTCCGGCCCGACGAAGCCCATCGCCAGCAGCACGAGGTCGGCCTCGAGCTCGAAGTCGGAATCCTCGACCTTCTCGAACTTGCCGTCCTTCATCACCACTTCGTGGGCGCGCAGCCCGGTGACCTTGCCCTCGTGGCCGAGGAACTTCTCGGTGTTGACCGAGAACACCCGCTCGCCACCCTCCTCATGAGCCGAGGACACCCGGAACATCAGCGGGTAGGTCGGCCACGGGGTCGAGTCGGCCCGGGTCTCCGGCGGCCGCGGCATGATCTCGAACTGGTGGATGCTGACCGCGCCCTGCCGGTGGGCGGTGCCTAGGCAGTCGGCGCCGGTGTCGCCACCGCCGATGATGACGACCTTCTTGCCCTTGGCGGTGATCGGCGGCTGACCGTCCTCGTCGAGCACCGGATCGCCCTGCTGAACCTTGTTGGCCCACGGCAGGTATTCCATCGCCTGGTACACGCCCTCGAACTGGCGGCCCGGGATCGGCAGATCACGCCAGTCGGTGGCGCCGCCCGCCAGCACGACGGCATCGAAGTCGGCGCGCAGTTGATCGGCCGTGATGTCGACCCCGACGTTGACGCCGGCGCGGAACTTGGTGCCCTCGGCCTCCATCTGGGCCAGGCGACGATCGATGTGGCGCTTTTCCATCTTGAACTCGGGGATGCCGTAGCGCAGTAGCCCGCCGATGCGGTCGGCGCGCTCGAAGACGGTGACGTCGTGGCCGGCGCGGGTCAACTGCTGGGCAGCAGCCAGCCCGGCGGGGCCGGAGCCGACGACGGCGACCTTCTTGCCGGTGATGACGTGCGGGGGCATCGGGACGACCCAGCCCTCGTCGAAGGCGTTGTCGATGATCTCGACCTCGACCTGCTTGATCGTCACCGGATCCTGATTGATACCAAGCACGCAGGAGGCCTCACACGGCGCCGGGCACAGCCTGCCGGTGAATTCCGGGAAGTTGTTGGTGGCGTGCAGCCGCTCGATCGCGTCGCGCCACCGGTCCCGGTACACCAGGTCGTTCCACTCGGGGATCAGGTTGCCCAGCGGGCAACCGTTGTGGCAGAACGGGATTCCGCAGTCCATGCAGCGCGATGCCTGCTGCTCCAGGGTGTCCTGGGAGAAGTCTTCGTAGACCTCTTTCCAGTCCTTGAGGCGCAGATCCACCGGACGGCGGGCCGGCGTCTCACGGTGGGTGATCTTCAGGAAGCCACTCGGATCAGCCATGAGCGGCCGCCATGATCGCCTTGTCGACGTCCTCGCCGGCGGCCTCGGCCTCGGCGATCGCCTGCAGCACGGCCTTGTAGTCGCGCGGCATCACTTTCACGAAATTACCTACCTGTCCGGACCAGTCAGCCAAGATGCGCTGGCCCACAACCGAATCGGTGGCGTCCACATGCGCGACGATGATGTCGCGCAGCCACTCGAGGTCGGCATTGTCGAACTCGTCGATGTCGACCATCTCGGTGTTGAGATTGGCCGGCAGCTTGCCGTCCGGGTCGTAGACGTAGGCGATACCACCGGACATACCCGCCGCGAAGTTGCGGCCGGTCTCGCCGAGAATCACCACTCGTCCACCGGTCATGTACTCGCAGCCGTGGTCACCGACGCCCTCGACGACGGCGTGCGCACCGGAGTTGCGCACCGCGAACCGCTCGCCCACCGTGCCGCGGATGAACGCGGTACCGCTGGTGGCGCCGAACAAAATCACGTTGCCGCCGATGATGTTGGCTTCGGCGACATAGTCTTCCGGTGCCTTGTCCGACGGCCGCAGCACGAGCCGCCCGCCGGATAGCCCCTTGCCGACGTAGTCGTTGGCGTCGCCGTAGACCCGCAGCGTGACACCCTTGGGCACGAACGCGCCGAAGCTGTTGCCCGCCGAGCCGTCGAACGTAATATCGATGGTGCCGTCCGGAAGACCGTTGGCGCCATAGGCTTTCGTCAACTCGTGGCCGAGCATCGTGCCGACGGTGCGGTTGGTGTTGGCGATCGTCGTCGAGAACCGGACCGGGGTGCCTGAATCCAGCGCCTCCCGGCTCATCACGATCAGCTGCTGATCCAGAGCCTTGTCCAGACCGTGGTCCTGGCGCGAGCTGCAGTACAGATCCTGGTTCATGAACGCCGAATCCGGCTCGTGCAGCACCGGAGTCAGGTCCAGCTTGTGGGCCTTCCAATGCTCGGCCGCCTGCGCGGTGTCGAGCGCGTTGACCTGGCCGACCATCTCGTTGACGGTGCGGAACCCCAGCTGCGCCATCAACTCGCGGACCTCTTCGGCGATGAACATGAAGAAGTTCTCCACGAATTCTGGCTTGCCCTCGAAGCGCTGACGCAGCACCGGGTTCTGGGTGGCCACGCCCACCGGGCAGGTGTCGAGGTGGCAGACCCGCATCATGATGCAGCCCGACACCACCAGCGGTGCGGTGGCGAAGCCGTACTCCTCGGCGCCCAGCAGCGCTGCGATGACCACGTCGCGGCCGGTCTTGAGCTGGCCGTCGACCTGCACCACGATCCGGTCGCGCAAACCGTTGAGCAGCAAGGTCTGCTGGGTCTCGGCCAGGCCGAGCTCCCACGGCGCACCCGCGTGCTTCTGAGAGGTCAGCGGCGTCGCACCGGTGCCCCCGTCATGGCCGGAGATCAGCACGACGTCGGCGTGTGCCTTGGAGACGCCCGCCGCGACGGTGCCAACGCCGTTCTCGCTCACCAGCTTCACGTGTACGCGTGCCTGCGGGTTGGCGTTCTTCAGGTCGTGGATCAGCTGCGCCAGATCCTCGATCGAGTAGATGTCGTGGTGCGGCGGCGGCGAGATCAGCCCGACGCCGGGCGTGGAGTGCCGCACCTCGGCCACCCACGGGTACACCTTGTGGCCCGGAAGTTGGCCGCCCTCACCGGGTTTGGCGCCCTGGGCCATCTTGATCTGGATGTCGGTGCAGTTGGTCAGGTAGTGCGACGTCACACCGAAGCGACCGGAGGCCACCTGCTTGATGGCACTGCGGCGCCAGTCACCGTTGGGCTCGCGCTCGAAGCGGCTGACAGCCTCGCCGCCCTCACCCGAGTTCGACCGTCCACCGAGGCGGTTCATCGCGATCGCCAACGTCTCGTGCGCCTCGGCCGAGATCGAGCCGTAGCTCATGGCACCGGTGGAGAACCGCTTGACGATCTCGCTGGCCGGCTCGACTTCCTCGATCGGGATCGACGGCCGCACACCGTCTTTGAACTTCAGCAGACCGCGCAGCGAGGCCATCCGCTCGCTCTGGTCGTCGACGAGCTGGGTGTACTCCTTGAACACCTTGTACTGCCCGGTGCGGGTGGAGTGCTGCAGCTTGAACACCGTGTCCGGGTTGAACAGGTGGTATTCGCCCTCGCGGCGCCACTGGTATTCGCCGCCGACCTCGAGCTCGCGGTGGGCGCGCTCGTCGGGGCGATCCAGGTAGGCCAGCTGGTGGCGGGTGGCCACGTCGGAGGCGATGTCGTCGAGATCGATTCCGCCGACCGGGCAGCTCAGACCGGTGAAGTACTCGTCGAGCACCTTCTGGGAGATGCCGATCGCCTGGTACAGCTGCGAGCCGGTGTAGGAGGCCAGCGTGGAGATGCCCATCTTCGACATCACCTTCAGCACGCCCTTGCCTGCGGCCTTGATGTAGTTCTGCAGCGCCTTCTCACGGCTGATGCCCTCGATCACCCCGCGGCCGATCATGTCGTCGATCGACTCGAACGCCATGTAGGGGTTGATGGCTGCCGCACCGAAGCTGACCAGCGCCGCCATGTGATGCACCTCGCGGGCGTCGCCGGCCTCGACGACCAGGCCGACCTGGGTGCGGGCCCGGGTGCGGACGAGGTGGTGATGGATGGCCGCCACCGACAGCAGCGACGGGATCGGCGCCAGGTTCTCGTTGGACTCGCGGTCGGAGATGATCAGGATCCGGGCACCGTCGGCGATCGCCTTCGACGCCGCGTCGCGGATGTCGTCCAGCGCACGGCGCAGGCCCTCCCCACCCTTGGCGACGGGATACAGACATCGGATGACCGCCGAGCGCATGCCGTGCTTGCGGCCGCGCACGGTGTCGTCCGGGTTGAGGTTGATCAGCTTGGCCAGTTCATGGTTGCGCAGGATGGGCTGGCTCAGCCCGATCTGGTGGCACGACTCCGGGGTCGGGTTGAGCAGGTCGCCCTCCGGCCCGACGGTGCCCTGCAGGCTGGTCACCACCTCTTCGCGGATGGCGTCCAGCGGTGGATTGGTCACCTGAGCGAACAGCTGCTGGAAGTAGTCGAACAGCATCCGCGGCCGCGACGAGAGCACCGCGATCGGGGTGTCGGTGCCCATCGAGCCCAGCGGCTCCGCGCCGGTGCGCGCCATCGGCGCGACCAGCAGGTTGAGCTCCTCGTAGGTGTAGCCGAACGCCTGCTGGCGCAGCACCACGCGGTGGTGCGGCATCCGCACGTACGGGCCCTGCGGCAGATCGTCGAGGTGGAACTGCTGGTCGTCCAGCCACTCCTGGTACGGCTCGGCTGAGGCCAGCTCGGCCTTGATCTCCTCGTCGGAGACGATGCGGCCCTGGGCGGTGTCGACCAGGAACATGCGGCCGGGCTGCAGGCGCATGCGCTTGACGACCGTGGACGGGTCGAGATCCAGCACGCCGGCTTCCGAGGCCATCACCACGAGGCCGTCCTCGGTGACCCAGATGCGCGACGGACGCAGGCCGTTGCGGTCGAGCACGGCGCCGACGACGGTGCCGTCGGAGAAGCAGACCGAGGCCGGTCCGTCCCACGGCTCCATGAGCGAGCCGTGGTACTGGTAGAACGCCCGCCGGGCGGGATCCATCGACTCGTTGCGCTCCCAGGCCTCGGGGATCATCATCAGCACCGCGTGCGCGAGGCTGCGCCCGCCGAGGTGCAGCAGCTCGAGCACCTCGTCGAAGCGGGCGGTGTCCGAAGCGCCGGGGGTGCAGACCGGGAAGACCTTCTCGACGTCGGTGCCGAAGATGTCGGTTTTGATGAGCGCCTCACGTGCGCGCATCCAGTTCTCGTTACCGGTGACGGTGTTGATCTCGCCGTTGTGGGCGACCCGGCGGAACGGGTGGGCCAGCGGCCACGACGGGAACGTGTTGGTGGAGAAGCGCGAGTGCACGATGCCCAGCGCGCTTTCCAGGCGGTCGTCCTGCAGATCCAGGTAGAACGCCTTGAGCTGCGGAGTGGTCAGCATGCCCTTGTAGACGAACGTCTGCCCGGAAAGGCTTGGGAAGTAGACGGTTTCACGACCTGGGCCATCCTGGCCGGGGCCTTTGTTGCCCAGCTCGTGCTCGGCGCGCTTGCGGATCACGTAGGCCTTGCGCTCCAGCTCGATACCGGAGGCGCCGCCGATGAACACCTGGCGGAAGGTCGGCATGGCGTCGCGGGACAGCGCACCCAGCGACGAGTCGTCGGTGGGGACGTCGCGCCAGCCGATGACCTCGAGGCCCTCGGCCTCAACGATCTTCTCGACGCCCTCGCACGCGGTCAACGCGTCGCGCGAGGACTGCGGTAGGAACGCGATGCCGGTGGCGTAGGAACCTTCTTCCGGCAGGTCGAAGTCGACAACGGCGCGCAGGAAGCTATCGGGAACCTGCAGCAGGATGCCCGCGCCGTCACCGCTGTGCGGCTCGGCACCGGCGGCGCCGCGGTGCTCGAGGTTCAGCAGCGCGGTGATCGCCTTGTCCACGATGTCGCGGCTCCGACGGCCGTGCATGTCCACCACCATGGCGACACCACATGAGTCATGCTCAAATGCGGGGTTGTACAGCCCGACACTCCTGGGCATTCGCACCTGACCCTTCACAAGCTTTTATGCGCGGTGGTTCGTCGACGTCACCGCGCCCCGCCAGGGATTCCTCCGTGCGTCACTGAACGGGGCTCCACTGTGGTGTCAACAAGTCGTAAAACGATATGCCAAACCCCGCCTGACATGCCAACTTAGTATAGGCTAACTCGGTTGCTCTCTTCCCTCTGCTGAAGCCGCCGTCGATGGGTGCCTCAAGCTACGGAATCCGTTGTCCTAGGGATACTTTGGGGAGCTGATC from the Mycolicibacterium crocinum genome contains:
- the gltB gene encoding glutamate synthase large subunit, which gives rise to MPRSVGLYNPAFEHDSCGVAMVVDMHGRRSRDIVDKAITALLNLEHRGAAGAEPHSGDGAGILLQVPDSFLRAVVDFDLPEEGSYATGIAFLPQSSRDALTACEGVEKIVEAEGLEVIGWRDVPTDDSSLGALSRDAMPTFRQVFIGGASGIELERKAYVIRKRAEHELGNKGPGQDGPGRETVYFPSLSGQTFVYKGMLTTPQLKAFYLDLQDDRLESALGIVHSRFSTNTFPSWPLAHPFRRVAHNGEINTVTGNENWMRAREALIKTDIFGTDVEKVFPVCTPGASDTARFDEVLELLHLGGRSLAHAVLMMIPEAWERNESMDPARRAFYQYHGSLMEPWDGPASVCFSDGTVVGAVLDRNGLRPSRIWVTEDGLVVMASEAGVLDLDPSTVVKRMRLQPGRMFLVDTAQGRIVSDEEIKAELASAEPYQEWLDDQQFHLDDLPQGPYVRMPHHRVVLRQQAFGYTYEELNLLVAPMARTGAEPLGSMGTDTPIAVLSSRPRMLFDYFQQLFAQVTNPPLDAIREEVVTSLQGTVGPEGDLLNPTPESCHQIGLSQPILRNHELAKLINLNPDDTVRGRKHGMRSAVIRCLYPVAKGGEGLRRALDDIRDAASKAIADGARILIISDRESNENLAPIPSLLSVAAIHHHLVRTRARTQVGLVVEAGDAREVHHMAALVSFGAAAINPYMAFESIDDMIGRGVIEGISREKALQNYIKAAGKGVLKVMSKMGISTLASYTGSQLYQAIGISQKVLDEYFTGLSCPVGGIDLDDIASDVATRHQLAYLDRPDERAHRELEVGGEYQWRREGEYHLFNPDTVFKLQHSTRTGQYKVFKEYTQLVDDQSERMASLRGLLKFKDGVRPSIPIEEVEPASEIVKRFSTGAMSYGSISAEAHETLAIAMNRLGGRSNSGEGGEAVSRFEREPNGDWRRSAIKQVASGRFGVTSHYLTNCTDIQIKMAQGAKPGEGGQLPGHKVYPWVAEVRHSTPGVGLISPPPHHDIYSIEDLAQLIHDLKNANPQARVHVKLVSENGVGTVAAGVSKAHADVVLISGHDGGTGATPLTSQKHAGAPWELGLAETQQTLLLNGLRDRIVVQVDGQLKTGRDVVIAALLGAEEYGFATAPLVVSGCIMMRVCHLDTCPVGVATQNPVLRQRFEGKPEFVENFFMFIAEEVRELMAQLGFRTVNEMVGQVNALDTAQAAEHWKAHKLDLTPVLHEPDSAFMNQDLYCSSRQDHGLDKALDQQLIVMSREALDSGTPVRFSTTIANTNRTVGTMLGHELTKAYGANGLPDGTIDITFDGSAGNSFGAFVPKGVTLRVYGDANDYVGKGLSGGRLVLRPSDKAPEDYVAEANIIGGNVILFGATSGTAFIRGTVGERFAVRNSGAHAVVEGVGDHGCEYMTGGRVVILGETGRNFAAGMSGGIAYVYDPDGKLPANLNTEMVDIDEFDNADLEWLRDIIVAHVDATDSVVGQRILADWSGQVGNFVKVMPRDYKAVLQAIAEAEAAGEDVDKAIMAAAHG
- a CDS encoding glutamate synthase subunit beta, translating into MADPSGFLKITHRETPARRPVDLRLKDWKEVYEDFSQDTLEQQASRCMDCGIPFCHNGCPLGNLIPEWNDLVYRDRWRDAIERLHATNNFPEFTGRLCPAPCEASCVLGINQDPVTIKQVEVEIIDNAFDEGWVVPMPPHVITGKKVAVVGSGPAGLAAAQQLTRAGHDVTVFERADRIGGLLRYGIPEFKMEKRHIDRRLAQMEAEGTKFRAGVNVGVDITADQLRADFDAVVLAGGATDWRDLPIPGRQFEGVYQAMEYLPWANKVQQGDPVLDEDGQPPITAKGKKVVIIGGGDTGADCLGTAHRQGAVSIHQFEIMPRPPETRADSTPWPTYPLMFRVSSAHEEGGERVFSVNTEKFLGHEGKVTGLRAHEVVMKDGKFEKVEDSDFELEADLVLLAMGFVGPEKPGLLTDLGVDLTDRGNVARDNEFATSVPGVFVAGDMGRGQSLIVWAIAEGRAAAKGVDRYLMGHSALPAPIKPTAAPQR
- a CDS encoding LLM class F420-dependent oxidoreductase, which codes for MLFAFKTSPQNTTWADMLAVWQAADDIDVYHSGWTFDHFYPIFSDSTGPCLEGWATLTALAQATKRLRLGNLVTGIHYRHPAVLANMAAAVDIISDGRLELGIGAGWNEEESGAYGIELGSVKERLDRFEEACQVLIGLLSQETTTFDGTYYQLKDARNEPKGPQRPHPPICIGGSGEKRTLRIVAKYAQHWNFAGGTPEEFAHKRSVLASHCADIGRDPAEIMHSAHVRLSEDHDYAKAIDEAAALAAEGLDLAIFYLPPPHTPAVLEPLAEAIRDSGL